One Dreissena polymorpha isolate Duluth1 chromosome 9, UMN_Dpol_1.0, whole genome shotgun sequence genomic window carries:
- the LOC127845983 gene encoding uncharacterized protein LOC127845983, whose amino-acid sequence MKTNSKLKILFYYAGAKYVSDRKGFRKLLHQELMSGCYDILYLHLGSNDVCCKDSDFYRCVTEILDVVFSVCTEINVVLCEILPRDLDVRMFPRWPLSGAQLRNYCQWIRSANSMLWELSHHVPFVRYMDYGAT is encoded by the exons atgaaAACCAATTCCAAATTGAAGATCTTATTTTACTATGCAGGTGCAAAGTATGTGTCTGACCGGAAGGGCTTTAGAAAGCTGCTGCATCAAGAGCTGATGTCAGGTTGTTACGACATATTGTACCTGCATCTTGGCTCTAACGATGTTTGCTGCAAGGATAGCGATTTCTACCG TTGTGTGACAGAGATCCTTGATGTTGTATTCAGTGTGTGCACTGAAATTAACGTGGTGCTTTGCGAGATTCTTCCACGTGATTTGGATGTGAGAATGTTTCCCCGATGGCCACTCTCAGGGGCACAGTTGAGGAACTACTGCCAGTGGATAAGGAGCGCAAACAGCATGCTGTGGGAACTGAGTCACCATGTGCCTTTTGTGAGATACATGGACTATGGAGCAACTTAA